CGCGCTCGCCATCGGCTGAGGGAAGTCCCTTTCCGGGGATACGGAGCACCGTGTCGGAGCCCGACCATTCCGGTATGGTGATGCGCACCGGACCGTCAAGGCTCATGAAAACGAAAGAGCCGCCGAGAACCGCTTCAGTCAGACTGATTGCGTGTTCGCCATGCAAATCTGCGCCGGCAGCGCGCATCCGGGGATGCTGCGCATGCCGAAGGGTGACAAGAATGTCGCCAAAGGCGTCAGGATCAGGCGATGGCACCCGGACCTCGGTGCCATCCAGGGTGCCCGGAGGCGATGTGAAGCTCACTGTATGGACATCGCCGAACACGATTTCTCCGCGATACCCCGTCAAAGCGGTTTCAAGCGGGATTTCGATCTGCTGATTGGTGAGCGGCGTATCCGATTGCGCGGCGTGCGAATGGTGCCGGCTTTTCCATTTCGCGAACAGCTCATCGAGAGCATCAAGCGGGTCCTCGTCCAGTCCCGGCGCATCCGCACGCTTGCGTTCATTTGTGCTTCCGGTGTC
The DNA window shown above is from Hoeflea phototrophica DFL-43 and carries:
- a CDS encoding J domain-containing protein, translating into MKPVLRKWSSTSSGEAAAKQARQSDQDTGSTNERKRADAPGLDEDPLDALDELFAKWKSRHHSHAAQSDTPLTNQQIEIPLETALTGYRGEIVFGDVHTVSFTSPPGTLDGTEVRVPSPDPDAFGDILVTLRHAQHPRMRAAGADLHGEHAISLTEAVLGGSFVFMSLDGPVRITIPEWSGSDTVLRIPGKGLPSADGERAALHVHLRVLLPEKPDSRLIDLMRSNRRSWFM